The Pseudomonadota bacterium genome window below encodes:
- a CDS encoding V-type ATP synthase subunit A codes for MKERSVKVVMVDDNLVVVDLKGMGGKGVPCMMNEEAFIGPMNLRGEVIRVRGSHADLQSYEDTTGLMVGHDVTLTGNLLEIELGPGLIGSTLDGLGNVLAGYGDFIARGKIISPLDRSKRWSFEATARDGDEVSAGAVIGVVAETPLVEHRVMVPPLAPSGRVRGIKSGEFTVEDTIATVVDADGGERAMKMMQRWPIRIPRPVAARQALSSILNTGIRIIDGFNPVMLGGTACTPGDFGTGKTMCQHDLARHSRVKIVVYVGCGERAGEMVELMTEFPKLVDPDTGRPLMERTVLFVNTSAMPVAAREGSIMVGATVGEYFRDMGYDVLLLTDSLSRQAQGMREMSGRLGEIPGPQAFPAYMSAYLTRWFERAGKVICLGGEKDRRMGSMTTVAALSPDGGDIAGDPPTQAAIQTAKVSLILSRKRAAARLFPAFDPLECHSKYLDTYTEALTRFFEGSELPLWLEYVQTLRDAVVQGERIRSQMEILGERGIADAEYRRLLLGDIVQKGYLNQNTFDEHDRATGFTRHYAMMRFLVRLIDVFPQRDKTSMRRLQEDLLFDITQANYSAEFESAYEAVLNRAQEAGR; via the coding sequence TTGAAGGAGAGAAGCGTAAAGGTGGTGATGGTGGACGACAACCTCGTCGTCGTGGACCTCAAGGGCATGGGCGGCAAGGGCGTCCCCTGCATGATGAACGAGGAGGCCTTCATAGGCCCCATGAACCTGCGCGGCGAGGTGATACGCGTGAGGGGATCGCACGCCGACCTGCAGTCTTACGAGGACACGACCGGCCTCATGGTCGGCCACGACGTCACCCTCACCGGGAACCTCCTCGAGATCGAGCTCGGGCCCGGCCTCATAGGCAGCACGCTCGACGGGCTGGGCAACGTGCTGGCCGGCTACGGCGACTTCATCGCGCGCGGGAAGATCATATCCCCGCTCGACAGGTCGAAGAGATGGAGCTTCGAGGCGACCGCGCGCGACGGCGACGAGGTCTCGGCGGGCGCGGTGATAGGGGTCGTCGCGGAGACGCCGCTGGTCGAGCACAGGGTCATGGTTCCGCCGCTTGCCCCCTCCGGGAGGGTCAGGGGCATAAAGAGCGGCGAGTTCACGGTGGAGGACACGATAGCGACGGTGGTGGACGCCGACGGAGGGGAGCGCGCGATGAAGATGATGCAGCGCTGGCCCATAAGGATCCCGAGGCCGGTCGCCGCGAGGCAGGCGCTCTCGAGCATTCTCAACACCGGCATCAGGATCATAGACGGGTTCAACCCTGTGATGCTCGGAGGCACCGCGTGCACGCCCGGAGACTTCGGCACCGGCAAGACCATGTGCCAGCACGACCTGGCGCGCCACAGCAGGGTCAAGATCGTCGTCTACGTGGGGTGCGGCGAGCGCGCGGGCGAGATGGTGGAGCTCATGACCGAGTTCCCCAAACTCGTGGACCCGGACACCGGCAGGCCCCTCATGGAGCGCACGGTGCTGTTCGTGAACACAAGCGCCATGCCGGTCGCGGCGCGCGAGGGCTCCATCATGGTGGGGGCCACCGTGGGCGAATACTTCCGCGACATGGGCTACGACGTGCTGCTCCTCACCGACAGCCTCTCGAGGCAGGCGCAGGGGATGCGCGAGATGAGCGGGAGGCTCGGCGAGATACCGGGGCCGCAGGCGTTCCCAGCCTACATGAGCGCGTACCTCACGCGCTGGTTCGAGAGGGCGGGCAAGGTCATATGCCTCGGGGGCGAGAAGGACAGGAGGATGGGCAGCATGACCACGGTTGCGGCCCTGTCGCCGGACGGAGGCGACATCGCCGGCGACCCGCCCACTCAGGCGGCGATCCAGACCGCGAAGGTCTCCCTCATCCTCTCGAGGAAGAGGGCGGCGGCGCGCCTCTTCCCGGCGTTCGACCCGCTCGAGTGCCACTCCAAGTACCTCGACACCTACACCGAGGCGCTCACGCGCTTCTTCGAGGGCAGTGAGCTGCCGCTGTGGCTAGAGTACGTTCAAACCCTGAGGGACGCGGTGGTCCAGGGCGAGAGGATAAGGTCGCAGATGGAGATACTGGGCGAGAGGGGCATCGCGGACGCGGAGTACAGGAGGCTTTTGCTCGGCGACATCGTGCAGAAGGGCTATCTCAACCAGAACACGTTCGACGAGCATGACCGGGCGACCGGATTTACGCGGCACTACGCGATGATGAGGTTCCTCGTGCGGCTCATCGACGTGTTCCCTCAGAGGGACAAGACGTCCATGCGCAGGCTCCAGGAGGATCTGCTCTTCGACATAACCCAGGCGAACTACAGCGCCGAGTTCGAGAGCGCCTATGAGGCGGTGCTCAACAGGGCGCAGGAGGCCGGCAGGTGA